GAACAGCGGAATCGTATGAAGCGATTCGCGGCATGTTGGCGAGTCTTGACGACCCTTACACCCGATTCCTGGACCCGAAAGAGTTCAAGGAAATGCAAATCGACACTTCAGGTGAATTAACCGGTGTCGGCATTCAAATTTCACTGGATAAAGACACCAAAGAGATCGTGGTGGTGTCGCCAATCGAAGGCACACCTGCCTCAAAAGCAGGGGTCCAACCCAAAGACGTCATCGTTTCGATTGATGGTCAACTCACCAAGGGGATGACCACGGAAGATGCGGTGAAGCTCATTCGAGGGACAGAAGGAAGCAAAGTAGTCCTGGGCTTGCGCCGCAAGGGCTCCGTCATCGACGTCCCCCTCACGCGGGCTCGCATTGAAATTCATGCAGTTGATAGTCAACTCAATACCAGTGCCAATGGCACCAAGGTGGGCTACATCCGTCTGAAGCAATTCAATGCCAACGCATCCAAAGAGATGCGTGCGGCCATCCGTGAGCTGGAGAAGCAAGGATCTCAGGGTTACGTCCTTGATCTACGCAGCAATCCAGGTGGATTGCTTGAAGCCAGCGTCGACATTGCTCGTCAATGGCTGGATGAAGGAACGATTGTCAGCACAAAAACCCGTGAGGGTATTCAGGACGTGCGCCGCGCCACAGGAAATGCTTTAACCGACCGTCCAGTCGTGGTGTTGGTGAACGAAGGCTCAGCAAGTGCCAGCGAAATCCTTTCAGGAGCTCTTCAGGACAATGAGCGCGGGCTTCTGGTGGGCCAAAAAACGTTTGGCAAAGGACTGGTCCAATCCGTGCGAGGCCTCTCTGACGGATCTGGGATGACCGTCACGATTGCGAAATACCTCACACCTAAGGGCACCGACATCCACAAAAACGGCATCCGGCCAGATGTTCCCGTGGAGATGAGTGAGAAGGAAATTAAAACCCTCACTGTTGAACAGTTGGGGACCAATAAAGATGGGCAGTACCGCGTAGCGGAAACCACCCTGCTCAAAGCGTTGCAAGCGCCAAAAACTGGTAAGACCTATCAACCAGGAGAGGCAAACCTTCAGTCGGCACTTCAGCGATAAGGGGCTAAACCGAACCCTTCGCGTTCACTTTGACTGCCTTCGTAGCCTCTGCCTCTGTGGATAGCTGGGATAGTAGTTGTGTGTCTTGGGGCAGCCTCGCGTGCCCTCTGCACAAGTGCATTGCAACCACCAGCTGATTGGATTGCCTGATCCAGGACCCCCAACGGAATGCGTTGTCCCCAAGTCCTAGGCCATCCCCAGGTTTGTCCTTGACGTTCCAACAACGCGACCGCCTCTCCACGACCGATTGAACCTGATCGCATCAAACAGGTGGTCGTTGCCAAGGTGGCAACCTGAAGATTGGGCGCTTGAGATGAGCGAGTGGGATACAGAGGTCGGCTCTGGCGACTCAC
The Synechococcus sp. CC9311 DNA segment above includes these coding regions:
- a CDS encoding S41 family peptidase — translated: MRAKKSSIKASQRRTWFVALGAGAVTAAVVVANPGLGLPSTSSSSITNSPKEVIDQVWQIVYRDFLDSSGGYDLDQWSILRKDLLSKSYAGTAESYEAIRGMLASLDDPYTRFLDPKEFKEMQIDTSGELTGVGIQISLDKDTKEIVVVSPIEGTPASKAGVQPKDVIVSIDGQLTKGMTTEDAVKLIRGTEGSKVVLGLRRKGSVIDVPLTRARIEIHAVDSQLNTSANGTKVGYIRLKQFNANASKEMRAAIRELEKQGSQGYVLDLRSNPGGLLEASVDIARQWLDEGTIVSTKTREGIQDVRRATGNALTDRPVVVLVNEGSASASEILSGALQDNERGLLVGQKTFGKGLVQSVRGLSDGSGMTVTIAKYLTPKGTDIHKNGIRPDVPVEMSEKEIKTLTVEQLGTNKDGQYRVAETTLLKALQAPKTGKTYQPGEANLQSALQR